From Magnolia sinica isolate HGM2019 chromosome 13, MsV1, whole genome shotgun sequence, one genomic window encodes:
- the LOC131224023 gene encoding polygalacturonase-like has translation MGFQRQLVPIIMLWFCYSSCYCNLLEDPLSAFNHGEGPYDYFDKINKLGQMSTTIRFGRSILSSLKFDHMASPKSSATVVNVNDFGAKADGTDDTKAFEKAWTKACSSAPSVLVVPANKNYLLKPITFSGPCRSSITVLILGTIEAPSHPSAWDGLDQKHWLSFQNVQNLKVQGGGTINGNGEVWWKNSCKINKALPCKDAPTALTFYSCNNLIVNDLKIKDSQQIQVSFERCVNVLAFNLMITAPETSPNTDGIHITKTQNIQIMNSVIRTGDDCISIESESHVVKVMNITCGPGHGISIGSLGDKKSEAHVSQVIVDGATLFGTTNGVRIKTWQGGSGSATNITFQNIAMHNVRSPIIIDQNYCDSKYTCPEKGSAVQVSDVVYKNITGTSASNEAMTFDCSQSSPCNGIVLQGINLVGDAGKITSRSCKNVRGSTIGKVVPPSCF, from the exons atgggtTTCCAAAGACAGTTAGTTCCAATCATCATGCTATGGTTTTGTTATTCTTCCTGTTATTGCAACTTGCTAGAGGACCCACTCTCAGCTTTCAATCACGGGGAGGGGCCCTATGACTATTTCGACAAAATCAACAAATTGGGCCAAATGTCAACTACCATCCGTTTCGGACGGTCGATCTTGAGTTCCTTGAAGTTTGATCACATGGCTAGTCCTAAATCTTCAGCCACCGTAGTAAATGTGAATGATTTTGGAGCCAAGGCTGATGGAACAGATGACACAAAG GCATTTGAGAAGGCCTGGACCAAGGCTTGCTCATCAGCTCCTTCTGTTCTTGTGGTGCCCGCAAACAAGAACTACCTTCTCAAACCAATCACCTTTTCAGGCCCTTGCAGATCTTCCATTACAGTGCTG ATCCTTGGAACCATTGAAGCTCCTTCCCATCCATCGGCTTGGGACGGATTAGACCAAAAGCATTGGCTTAGTTTTCAGAATGTTCAAAATCTTAAAGTTCAAGGTGGTGGGACCATTAATGGAAATGGAGAGGTGTGGTGGAAGAACTCTTGTAAAATCAACAAAGCTCTT CCTTGCAAAGACGCGCCAACG GCCTTAACCTTTTATTCATGCAACAACTTGATAGTGAATGACCTGAAGATCAAAGACAGCCAACAAATACAAGTTTCTTTTGAGAGATGTGTCAATGTACTTGCTTTCAATCTCATGATAACTGCACCAGAGACAAGCCCTAACACCGACGGCATTCACATCACAAAGACCCAAAATATTCAGATCATGAATTCTGTCATCAGAACTG GTGATGATTGCATCTCAATTGAAAGTGAGTCTCACGTTGTCAAAGTTATGAATATAACCTGTGGGCCAGGCCATGGGATCAG TATCGGCAGTTTAGGAGATAAAAAGTCAGAAGCCCACGTATCACAAGTGATAGTGGATGGAGCCACCTTGTTCGGAACAACCAATGGAGTCAGGATCAAAACCTGGCAG GGAGGATCTGGAAGTGCAACCAACATCACATTCCAAAACATTGCAATGCACAATGTCAGAAGCCCCATCATCATAGACCAAAACTACTGTGACTCCAAGTACACTTGCCCAGAAAAG GGATCGGCTGTGCAAGTGAGTGATGTGGTCTACAAGAATATCACAGGAACAAGTGCCTCAAATGAGGCCATGACATTTGATTGTAGCCAGAGCTCTCCATGCAATGGAATAGTGTTACAAGGCATTAATCTTGTAGGAGATGCGGGGAAAATAACAAGCAGATCATGCAAGAATGTTAGGGGGTCCACCATTGGGAAGGTTGTCCCACCTTCTTGCTTCTAG
- the LOC131224022 gene encoding uncharacterized protein LOC131224022, with protein sequence MQSTGRSRPSAKAPSSTVRKGHFWIWRDPNSGSSTDQVVKDVVLTITQAMEPVEKGVTKIQKTFHHMSLGSDHKEEVEIDEHLKEDVTESGPNVVSSEKKVMKGRWIQ encoded by the exons ATGCAGTCTACCGGCAGAAGCCGTCCCTCAGCAAAAGCGCCATCGTCCACCGTGAGAAAGGGCCATTTTTGGATATGGCGGGACCCAAACTCAGGCTCTTCCaccgatcag GTGGTGAAAGATGTCGTGCTGACTATAACCCAAGCAATGGAGCCTGTCGAGAAGGGCGTGACAAAAATACAGAAGACTTTCCATCACATGTCGCTTGGTTCCGACCACAAGGAAGAAGTAGAAATTGATGAACACTTGAAGGAAGATGTCACAGAGAGCGGTCCCAATGTGGTAAGTTCAGAGAAGAAGGTGATGAAAGGTCGCTGGATCCAGTGA